A segment of the Agromyces sp. H17E-10 genome:
ATCGACTGGCCGGGCACCCGGTTGAGTGCCGACTTCGCGAGCACCTCGTGGAAGGTCATGCCGGCGAACTCGGGCGTCTGCACCGAACGCACGAGGTTGTTGAGCCGGGCGAGGCCGGGCAGGGCGTCGACCTGGTCGACGCCCAGCTCCTGCCCGCTCCATCTCACTCCTCCATTCGAACATACATTCGAATCTGGTGCAAGCGCCCGGCATGGGGCGGACGCGGATGCCTCGGGGTCGCGCCGACCCCGAGGCATCCCGGGTCAGGTCGCCGCAGTTGCCGGAACCGCCGCACCCGAGTGGAGCTCGAGATGCTCCCCCGCCCATCGCCGGCGCAGCCAGCGGTCGTGACTGGCGATGACGACGGCGCCGGGATAGCCGCCGAGCGCCTCCTCGAGGTCGGTCGCGAGCGCGAGCGACAGGTGGTTCGTCGGCTCGTCGAGCAGGAACACGTGCGGCGGCCGGGCGATCACGAGCGCGAGCGCGAGCCGGCGCTGCTGCCCGACCGAGAGCGCCCCCACCGGTCGGTCGAGGTCCCGCAGCGCGATCAGCCCCAGGCCCGAGAGCGGCACCTGCTCGGCGCGTCGCTCGCCGAGCACCCGCGCGTACAGCTCCCGCGGCGTCGCACCGGGGTCGGCGAACCGCACGTCCTGCTCGAGCAGCTGCACGCGCAGACCCTTGCGTCGCCGCAGCGTGCCGCGGTCGGGCTCGAGCTCGCCCGCGAGCACACCGAGCAGCGTCGACTTGCCCGCACCGTTCGCGCCCGTGACGAGGAGCCGGGCGAGCGGGGCGAGGTTCAGCTCGTCGATGCGCAGCCGACCCTCGACGACGACGTCGCCGAGCTGCAGGAGCGAACCCGCCTCCTCCTCGAGCGCGTGCGAACCCGTCGGGATGCCCGCGAACGCCAGCGGCGTCGGCGGTTTCGGCAGCTGCTCGCGCTCGAGGACCTCGAGCCGCTGCTCGGCGTTGCGCACCCGGCGCGACACGGTGCGGGCGACGTTCTCGCCCTTGAAGTGCCGGATGAACTTGTCGTTGTCGGTCGCGGCCCGACCGTAGGCCACGTTGCGCGCCGTCTCGGCGACCGCCGCGCGGAGACGCTTCAGCTCCTCCTGCTCGTCGTCGTACTGATGCTGCCAGCGGGTGCGCTCGTCGGCCTTGACCGCGAGGAACTCGCTGAACCCGCCGCCGAACACCGTGCCGCCCGACGCGCTGAGGACGTCGCCGCGGTTCACGTTGCGACGGCCCGCGCCGTCCCGTCCGTTGCCGCCGGCGGCCGCGTGCGCCGCCGCGATGGCCCCCTGCCGCCCCGGGTCGAGGTCGATGAGTCCGGTCGCCACACGGTCGAGGAACGCCCGGTCGTGGCTCGCGAAGAGCACCGGCCCGCCCCAGGCGCGCAGTCGCGACTCGAGGAAGTCGGCCGCGTCGTCGTCGAGGTGGTTCGTCGGTTCGTCGAGGAGCAATGCCTCGGGCGACGAGAGCAGGAGCGCGGCCAGGGCGAACCGCGACCGCTGCCCGCCGGAGAGCTCGTCGATGCGACGGTCGAGGCCGAGGCCAGCGACCCCGAGCCCCTCGAGCAGTTCGTCGCGGCGAGCCTCGGCCGTCCAGACCTCGGCACGCTCGGCGGCGTCGAGCGCCGCCGCGTACCGCGACGAGGCGGCCTCGCCGTCGGCGTCGACCTCACCGCCGAGCGCCTCGGCGGCGGCGTCGAGCTCGCGCTCGATCGCCCGCACCTCGGCGAGTGCGGCCTCGAGCACGAGACCCACCCGCTCGTCGGGCGCGAACGGCACCTCCTGCTCGAGGAGCCGCGTGCGGCGCGGCCTCGTCACCCGGCCCGCGACGGATGCCGCGTCGGGGAGACCCGCGGATGCGGCATCCGTGTCGGTGGAGAGGAGGCGCAGGAGCGTGGACTTGCCAGCTCCGTTCTCGCCGATGAGGCCGACCCGCTGTCCCGGTGCGACCGTGAAGCCGAGGTCGGAGAAGATGCGTCGGTCGGGGAAGGAGACCGACAGTCCGTCGGCCCGGAGATGATTCGAGAAGGAAAGCTGTACCGGCA
Coding sequences within it:
- a CDS encoding ABC-F family ATP-binding cassette domain-containing protein — its product is MPVQLSFSNHLRADGLSVSFPDRRIFSDLGFTVAPGQRVGLIGENGAGKSTLLRLLSTDTDAASAGLPDAASVAGRVTRPRRTRLLEQEVPFAPDERVGLVLEAALAEVRAIERELDAAAEALGGEVDADGEAASSRYAAALDAAERAEVWTAEARRDELLEGLGVAGLGLDRRIDELSGGQRSRFALAALLLSSPEALLLDEPTNHLDDDAADFLESRLRAWGGPVLFASHDRAFLDRVATGLIDLDPGRQGAIAAAHAAAGGNGRDGAGRRNVNRGDVLSASGGTVFGGGFSEFLAVKADERTRWQHQYDDEQEELKRLRAAVAETARNVAYGRAATDNDKFIRHFKGENVARTVSRRVRNAEQRLEVLEREQLPKPPTPLAFAGIPTGSHALEEEAGSLLQLGDVVVEGRLRIDELNLAPLARLLVTGANGAGKSTLLGVLAGELEPDRGTLRRRKGLRVQLLEQDVRFADPGATPRELYARVLGERRAEQVPLSGLGLIALRDLDRPVGALSVGQQRRLALALVIARPPHVFLLDEPTNHLSLALATDLEEALGGYPGAVVIASHDRWLRRRWAGEHLELHSGAAVPATAAT